CCCGGACCGGGGAGAGATGTGGGGTGGAGGAGGATGCCGCTTTTCCTTCGATGATGCATTTATACCTCGCTTTCCGTTAAAAGCGTTGTCAAGGATGCCGCAAATTGTATACAGTTACGTTCGGCAGAAGGTCAAAACTTCCTGAATCGGTTGCCATTATTAACAAGGAGGATTTTATTCCATGGAAACCATAAAGACCGCCATGTTCGAAACCCTTATGGAGAGTGCCGTACCAGACGGCGAAGACGGCTACATCTTCACCCTGGAGGGAAAGACCTACCGGATAAAAGACACCCTGGAGATATCCAAGATTGCCCAGGACCACGGGTACATCATCATCTACTGACTTTCCGGCAGCCCGAGCAGCTGGTCTACACGGCGACCGTCCAGTGTCTCTTCTTCGATTAGAGCATCCGCAAGTATATCGAGCTTCTCCCGATTCCCGGCGATGATCCCTTCGGCTATGGTTTCGGCCTCCTTGATTACCGCCGCTATCTCCTGATCTATGAGCCATGCCATCTGCTCGGAAAAGGTCTTTTCCTCTGCCAGCTTCCGGCCAAGGAACGGGTGTTCCTCCCCCCGGCTGAAGGTCATGGCACCGATTTTCTCACTCATTCCCCACTGACAAACCATCTTTTCCGCCAGATCGTTCACCATTTTAAGGTCATTCTGGGCTCCGGTTGAAAGGTCGGAAAAAACGGTCCGTTCGGCCACCCTCCCCCCGAGGGCAACAGAAAGGCGATTCAATAGATACGTCTTGGAGTAGTGATAGCGATCGTCCTCGGGTAGCTGTTGAGTCACTCCCAGGGCCTGCCCCCGCGGGATGATTGTAACCTTGTGGACAGGGTCGGTGCCGGGGAGAAGCTTCGCCACCAGAGTGTGCCCGGCTTCATGGTAGGCGGTAATCCGCTTTTCCCTTTCAGTTATGTACATCTTCCGTTCTCCACCCATGAGAACCTTATCCTTGGCCCGCTCAAGATGAGACATGGTTACCATGGTGGAATTTTCCCGCGCCGCCAGGATGGCCGCCTCGTTCACCAGGTTTTCCAGGTCCGCACCGGTCATGCCAGGCGTTCCCCGGGCAATCACCGCAAGGGACACATCTTTGTCGATGGGGATCTTGCGCGTATGTACCTGCAGGATTTTCTCCCGATCCCGCCAGTCGGGGCGGTCTATTACCACATGGCGGTCAAAGCGGCCCGGCCTGAGCAGCGCTGCGTCCAGAACGTCGGGGCGGTTGGTGGCCGCCATGACGATTACCTCAACATGGGGGTCGAAGCCGTCCATCTCGGAAAGAAGCTGATTCAAAGTCTGCTCCCGCTCATCATGTCCGCCGCCGAGCCCCGCGCCACGGCTGCGCCCCACGGCATCGAGCTCGTCGATGAATATGATGCTCGGTGCCGATTTCTTGGCAGTGGCAAAGAGATCC
The nucleotide sequence above comes from Geobacter benzoatilyticus. Encoded proteins:
- the ftsH gene encoding ATP-dependent zinc metalloprotease FtsH encodes the protein MGQSVWKPFLWVFVLIIAFNLLYGYFVRQTAEGGGTISYSRFKDELAADNIKQITIKGNGIRGEFRKKVQLPGTVPGQSAVREVTKFTTVKPVIEDPTLMSDLQARKVDVTAVTTETSPLLSGFLYILPWILILGVWWFAMRGMRGQGPGAMMGGFSKSGAQMYTPGEKSNVTFDDVAGMENAKLELREIVDYLQDPKKFQQIGGKVPKGVLLVGPPGTGKTLLARAVAGESGVTFLSISASQFIEMFVGVGAGRVRDLFATAKKSAPSIIFIDELDAVGRSRGAGLGGGHDEREQTLNQLLSEMDGFDPHVEVIVMAATNRPDVLDAALLRPGRFDRHVVIDRPDWRDREKILQVHTRKIPIDKDVSLAVIARGTPGMTGADLENLVNEAAILAARENSTMVTMSHLERAKDKVLMGGERKMYITEREKRITAYHEAGHTLVAKLLPGTDPVHKVTIIPRGQALGVTQQLPEDDRYHYSKTYLLNRLSVALGGRVAERTVFSDLSTGAQNDLKMVNDLAEKMVCQWGMSEKIGAMTFSRGEEHPFLGRKLAEEKTFSEQMAWLIDQEIAAVIKEAETIAEGIIAGNREKLDILADALIEEETLDGRRVDQLLGLPESQ